One Macrobrachium rosenbergii isolate ZJJX-2024 chromosome 10, ASM4041242v1, whole genome shotgun sequence DNA window includes the following coding sequences:
- the LOC136842562 gene encoding uncharacterized protein isoform X3: MGFSPMDGFFLAVFLAVCILVAVVLRCLCYRCCMQSCSEKFRRSNEEDILPSHSTATITPAGCNSRRCQAQPRRQQQQDRSPQMMQNSRPVIPQAGTVFTIYTFPQQDASPELGRPSRGIEVSKYSTIPADSPPKYEDLFPSSPKEMSTSIELEVISEQPFLEEEEPPARDLVIDQAHPSSASFSSTSQALPAPVPTNATVVSNTNSSLGASHSQTSVPKEAPPLYDVIYPQK, from the coding sequence GTTCAGTCCAATGGATGGCTTCTTCCTAGCTGTGTTTCTAGCTGTTTGCATTCTTGTAGCAGTGGTGCTGCGCTGTCTCTGCTATCGGTGTTGTATGCAGTCATGTTCAGAAAAATTCAGACGTTCCAATGAAGAGGATATCTTGCCCAGTCATTCCACTGCCACCATCACCCCTGCTGGTTGCAACAGCCGCAGGTGCCAAGCACAGCCGCGTCGGCAGCAACAGCAAGACCGTAGTCCTCAGATGATGCAAAACTCCCGACCTGTTATTCCCCAAGCAGGGACAGTATTTACCATCTACACTTTCCCTCAACAGGATGCCTCGCCGGAGCTCGGGAGACCCAGTCGGGGCATAGAGGTTTCAAAATATTCTACCATTCCAGCGGACTCGCCTCCCAAATATGAAGATCTTTTTCCATCAAGTCCTAAAGAAATGTCGACCTCCATCGAGTTGGAGGTTATTTCTGAGCAACCTTTTCTTGAGGAGGAAGAGCCACCTGCACGAGATTTAGTGATCGATCAAGCTCATCCTTCGTCAGCTTCGTTTTCTAGCACAAGTCAAGCATTGCCCGCGCCAGTTCCAACAAATGCCACCGtagtatcaaatactaattctTCTCTCGGCGCGTCCCATTCACAGACTTCTGTACCGAAGGAGGCTCCTCCATTGTACGATGTAATCTACCcacaaaaatga
- the LOC136842562 gene encoding uncharacterized protein isoform X1, with product MTVSSFRLSIKRFSPMDGFFLAVFLAVCILVAVVLRCLCYRCCMQSCSEKFRRSNEEDILPSHSTATITPAGCNSRRCQAQPRRQQQQDRSPQMMQNSRPVIPQAGTVFTIYTFPQQDASPELGRPSRGIEVSKYSTIPADSPPKYEDLFPSSPKEMSTSIELEVISEQPFLEEEEPPARDLVIDQAHPSSASFSSTSQALPAPVPTNATVVSNTNSSLGASHSQTSVPKEAPPLYDVIYPQK from the coding sequence GTTCAGTCCAATGGATGGCTTCTTCCTAGCTGTGTTTCTAGCTGTTTGCATTCTTGTAGCAGTGGTGCTGCGCTGTCTCTGCTATCGGTGTTGTATGCAGTCATGTTCAGAAAAATTCAGACGTTCCAATGAAGAGGATATCTTGCCCAGTCATTCCACTGCCACCATCACCCCTGCTGGTTGCAACAGCCGCAGGTGCCAAGCACAGCCGCGTCGGCAGCAACAGCAAGACCGTAGTCCTCAGATGATGCAAAACTCCCGACCTGTTATTCCCCAAGCAGGGACAGTATTTACCATCTACACTTTCCCTCAACAGGATGCCTCGCCGGAGCTCGGGAGACCCAGTCGGGGCATAGAGGTTTCAAAATATTCTACCATTCCAGCGGACTCGCCTCCCAAATATGAAGATCTTTTTCCATCAAGTCCTAAAGAAATGTCGACCTCCATCGAGTTGGAGGTTATTTCTGAGCAACCTTTTCTTGAGGAGGAAGAGCCACCTGCACGAGATTTAGTGATCGATCAAGCTCATCCTTCGTCAGCTTCGTTTTCTAGCACAAGTCAAGCATTGCCCGCGCCAGTTCCAACAAATGCCACCGtagtatcaaatactaattctTCTCTCGGCGCGTCCCATTCACAGACTTCTGTACCGAAGGAGGCTCCTCCATTGTACGATGTAATCTACCcacaaaaatga
- the LOC136842562 gene encoding uncharacterized protein isoform X2 yields the protein MKGFSPMDGFFLAVFLAVCILVAVVLRCLCYRCCMQSCSEKFRRSNEEDILPSHSTATITPAGCNSRRCQAQPRRQQQQDRSPQMMQNSRPVIPQAGTVFTIYTFPQQDASPELGRPSRGIEVSKYSTIPADSPPKYEDLFPSSPKEMSTSIELEVISEQPFLEEEEPPARDLVIDQAHPSSASFSSTSQALPAPVPTNATVVSNTNSSLGASHSQTSVPKEAPPLYDVIYPQK from the coding sequence GTTCAGTCCAATGGATGGCTTCTTCCTAGCTGTGTTTCTAGCTGTTTGCATTCTTGTAGCAGTGGTGCTGCGCTGTCTCTGCTATCGGTGTTGTATGCAGTCATGTTCAGAAAAATTCAGACGTTCCAATGAAGAGGATATCTTGCCCAGTCATTCCACTGCCACCATCACCCCTGCTGGTTGCAACAGCCGCAGGTGCCAAGCACAGCCGCGTCGGCAGCAACAGCAAGACCGTAGTCCTCAGATGATGCAAAACTCCCGACCTGTTATTCCCCAAGCAGGGACAGTATTTACCATCTACACTTTCCCTCAACAGGATGCCTCGCCGGAGCTCGGGAGACCCAGTCGGGGCATAGAGGTTTCAAAATATTCTACCATTCCAGCGGACTCGCCTCCCAAATATGAAGATCTTTTTCCATCAAGTCCTAAAGAAATGTCGACCTCCATCGAGTTGGAGGTTATTTCTGAGCAACCTTTTCTTGAGGAGGAAGAGCCACCTGCACGAGATTTAGTGATCGATCAAGCTCATCCTTCGTCAGCTTCGTTTTCTAGCACAAGTCAAGCATTGCCCGCGCCAGTTCCAACAAATGCCACCGtagtatcaaatactaattctTCTCTCGGCGCGTCCCATTCACAGACTTCTGTACCGAAGGAGGCTCCTCCATTGTACGATGTAATCTACCcacaaaaatga